One Faecalispora anaeroviscerum genomic window carries:
- a CDS encoding TIGR02530 family flagellar biosynthesis protein, which translates to MNELEFKKNYSALIPPSYGVTNTSPSQVQKTQENPQNSEFAALVRQSLSKNSQLNFSKHAVQRLESRSIELSPERITQLSGAVEKARAKGVHDALILDGSTAFIVNVPSSTVITMMNDQEMTNNVFTNIDGAVVM; encoded by the coding sequence ATGAACGAGTTAGAGTTTAAGAAAAACTATTCCGCGTTGATCCCGCCAAGCTACGGTGTGACAAACACATCGCCGTCGCAGGTGCAGAAAACGCAGGAAAATCCCCAAAACAGTGAATTTGCTGCACTGGTGCGGCAGTCTCTTTCAAAGAACAGCCAGTTGAATTTCTCAAAGCACGCGGTTCAAAGACTGGAGTCTCGCTCCATTGAGCTTTCGCCCGAACGAATTACACAGCTCAGCGGTGCGGTAGAAAAAGCCAGAGCGAAGGGTGTGCATGATGCACTGATTTTGGATGGAAGCACAGCATTTATTGTAAATGTACCGAGCAGTACCGTCATCACCATGATGAACGATCAGGAAATGACAAATAACGTATTTACCAACATTGACGGAGCCGTTGTAATGTAA
- the fliI gene encoding flagellar protein export ATPase FliI, with protein MTLDEQMERLLEMDSVVCKGKVTNIVGSMIEVSGISANVGDICTIDGAQDSPPVLSEVVGFKTGNVLLVAYGDVKGVGLGSLVRSTGRKLWIPVGDFLIGRIIDATGHPIDGKGEFPMGEHYGVDSAYINPLERPRISERLTFGIKAIDGMLTIGKGQRMGIFAGSGVGKSTLMGMIAKNVTADVNVIALVGERGREVAEFMEKDLGPEGLARSVLVVATSDQPAMYRMKCAMVATAVAEYFKDQGKDVLLMMDSLTRFAMAHREIGLAAGEPPIARGYTPGIYAELPKLLERSGNFKQGSITGIYTVLVEGDDTNEPISDTVRGIIDGHIVLSRALAHKNHYPAIDVNASISRLMNDIVPEDHRQAAAKIRNWLSVYRQNEDLISIGAYKPGLNFRLDEAVKKTDSVNQFLCQQVNVCFSFEDTVKLMKEM; from the coding sequence ATGACGCTGGACGAACAGATGGAGCGCCTATTGGAGATGGATTCCGTGGTTTGCAAGGGAAAAGTCACCAATATTGTGGGCTCAATGATTGAAGTCAGCGGCATTTCTGCGAACGTCGGCGATATCTGCACCATAGATGGAGCGCAGGACTCCCCTCCGGTTCTGTCAGAGGTAGTCGGCTTTAAAACCGGGAACGTGCTTCTGGTGGCGTATGGTGACGTGAAGGGTGTGGGCCTTGGCAGCTTAGTTCGCTCTACCGGCCGAAAGCTGTGGATTCCGGTCGGCGATTTTTTGATTGGCCGGATCATCGATGCGACCGGCCACCCAATCGACGGCAAGGGAGAATTCCCAATGGGGGAACATTATGGAGTCGATTCGGCTTACATCAATCCGTTGGAGCGTCCCCGTATCAGCGAGCGGCTCACCTTTGGCATCAAGGCAATCGACGGGATGCTGACCATCGGCAAAGGGCAGAGAATGGGGATTTTCGCGGGCAGCGGTGTTGGAAAAAGCACACTGATGGGGATGATCGCCAAAAACGTTACCGCGGACGTCAACGTAATTGCTTTGGTCGGTGAGCGCGGGCGTGAGGTTGCCGAGTTCATGGAAAAGGATCTTGGCCCCGAGGGGCTCGCGCGTTCCGTTCTGGTGGTGGCGACGTCGGATCAGCCGGCGATGTACCGCATGAAATGTGCGATGGTGGCTACCGCCGTCGCGGAATATTTTAAGGATCAGGGCAAGGATGTTCTTTTGATGATGGATTCCCTGACCCGATTTGCTATGGCCCACCGCGAAATCGGCCTTGCGGCCGGTGAGCCTCCCATAGCACGCGGGTATACACCCGGCATCTATGCGGAGCTGCCGAAGCTCTTAGAGCGCAGTGGCAACTTTAAGCAAGGCTCCATTACAGGCATCTATACGGTTCTGGTAGAGGGCGACGATACCAACGAGCCGATTTCCGATACCGTGCGTGGTATTATAGATGGACATATCGTGCTCAGCAGGGCACTGGCACACAAAAATCATTACCCGGCCATCGACGTCAACGCCAGCATTTCACGTTTAATGAACGACATCGTGCCGGAGGATCACCGCCAGGCAGCGGCAAAAATCCGCAACTGGCTCTCTGTTTACCGGCAAAACGAAGATCTGATCTCGATTGGAGCGTATAAGCCGGGGCTCAATTTCCGTCTGGATGAGGCGGTCAAGAAAACGGATTCCGTCAATCAGTTTTTATGCCAGCAGGTCAATGTGTGTTTTTCTTTTGAGGATACCGTTAAACTCATGAAAGAGATGTAG
- the fliJ gene encoding flagellar export protein FliJ, protein MKKFVFTLEKVLRFHEQELDVKKQELSALRASLRELDHEIQRLKLELSQLNQEMSRAMISGLNARDLAVYKMYFRTTELDIRRLETQRVDLRNKVEEKQESVVQTNQEISGLEKLRDKQLDEYTAGCRRQQELEIEEYVSQGIKVS, encoded by the coding sequence ATGAAAAAATTTGTGTTCACATTGGAAAAAGTCCTCCGCTTTCATGAGCAGGAGCTGGATGTAAAAAAGCAGGAGCTGTCTGCTCTGCGGGCCAGTCTGCGCGAACTTGATCACGAGATTCAGCGTCTGAAACTCGAATTATCTCAACTGAATCAAGAAATGTCCCGTGCCATGATTTCCGGCCTGAACGCCAGAGATCTTGCGGTTTATAAAATGTACTTCCGCACAACGGAGTTGGATATCCGCCGCCTGGAAACGCAGCGGGTTGACCTGCGAAACAAGGTGGAAGAAAAACAGGAAAGCGTCGTTCAGACAAATCAGGAAATATCCGGGTTGGAAAAGCTGCGTGACAAACAGCTCGATGAGTACACCGCCGGCTGCCGCAGGCAGCAGGAGCTGGAAATTGAGGAGTACGTTTCGCAGGGGATTAAAGTTTCCTGA
- a CDS encoding flagellar hook-length control protein FliK, translating into MVQQVNVQQVSLPKAEPKEKIQPEQSSFKTALKKAESSLPSKDENGTANSQTVGEEKGSEEEKLPEAGQQNNSIVSPLMLWLLMGNSSSEEQNTAASADLLTTAVQQISSTSSETALTALTAIGSTTEKTGVTLQQLLLQQMTPKTLDSESAAQTTNSPIAQQTQQTQQTQQTQQGQTQTLPLLTPLQEEMPAQPIVQEKALPQLAVQTADLLSASSKTEQKGNSAGQESSALSADTHSTAVTMPVPAQTQQNNLDSALSGHTQEKTADTTGSTSEQNSNFAAMFISQNDSVSASSTAHASASSKLSAGTAAHLTEQIVKNVQAKNNSFRMELSPQNLGKISVSLKMEQGLLVVDILADSPRTQSLLASGSGEIRSLLESAVGQPVQVTQPPQDAPAYYQQEQESSSQQQDEQHGQRHQDQNQETTEDFLSVLQQMKEQSSIL; encoded by the coding sequence ATGGTACAACAGGTTAATGTACAGCAAGTCAGCCTTCCAAAAGCAGAGCCAAAGGAGAAGATACAGCCGGAGCAGAGCAGCTTTAAAACCGCTCTGAAGAAAGCGGAAAGCTCTCTTCCATCCAAAGATGAGAATGGAACAGCGAATTCGCAGACGGTCGGCGAAGAGAAGGGGTCTGAGGAAGAAAAACTGCCTGAGGCCGGCCAGCAGAACAACAGCATTGTCTCTCCGCTGATGCTTTGGCTTCTGATGGGAAATTCCTCTTCCGAGGAACAGAATACAGCAGCTTCTGCAGATCTTCTTACCACAGCGGTTCAGCAGATATCTTCCACTTCCTCTGAAACAGCGCTGACGGCTCTCACGGCCATTGGTTCCACAACGGAAAAAACAGGAGTGACACTGCAGCAGCTTCTTTTGCAGCAGATGACCCCGAAGACGCTTGACTCTGAGTCTGCTGCCCAGACGACGAATTCGCCGATCGCACAGCAGACACAGCAGACACAACAGACACAGCAGACACAGCAGGGGCAGACGCAAACGCTGCCGCTTCTCACTCCATTGCAGGAGGAAATGCCCGCACAGCCGATCGTGCAGGAAAAGGCGCTTCCGCAGCTTGCGGTGCAAACTGCCGACCTGCTTTCCGCTTCTTCCAAAACCGAGCAGAAAGGGAATAGCGCGGGTCAGGAGAGTTCCGCTCTTTCCGCAGATACTCACAGTACGGCTGTGACAATGCCCGTTCCAGCGCAGACCCAGCAGAATAACCTCGACTCCGCCTTATCCGGTCATACGCAGGAAAAAACAGCCGATACAACGGGAAGCACTTCCGAACAGAACAGCAATTTTGCGGCGATGTTCATCAGTCAGAACGATTCCGTTTCCGCTTCTTCCACGGCTCATGCTTCCGCCTCGTCAAAGCTTTCTGCCGGTACAGCCGCTCACCTGACGGAGCAGATCGTCAAAAATGTTCAAGCGAAAAATAACAGCTTCCGAATGGAGTTGTCCCCGCAGAATCTCGGCAAAATCTCCGTTTCTCTGAAAATGGAGCAGGGCCTGCTCGTGGTGGATATTCTCGCGGACAGTCCCAGAACGCAGAGCCTGCTGGCATCCGGTTCCGGCGAAATCCGTTCTTTGCTGGAGTCAGCCGTAGGTCAGCCCGTTCAGGTGACACAGCCGCCGCAGGACGCTCCCGCTTATTATCAGCAGGAACAGGAATCCTCCAGTCAGCAGCAGGACGAGCAGCACGGGCAGCGGCATCAGGATCAGAATCAGGAAACAACGGAAGATTTTCTCAGTGTTCTTCAGCAGATGAAGGAACAGAGCAGCATCCTATAA
- a CDS encoding flagellar hook capping FlgD N-terminal domain-containing protein, with the protein MDISQINKYSSASATKSSANSAASLSIDQFLSLLAAQLSNQDVLNPTQDTEFVAQMAQFTSLQALENLNQYASYQYGSSLIGKKVSAAKYDTTGQYVSDIGIVTQADFSSGDTTVTVNGTAYGLSSIMEVVNDASYGSYQYAASLVGKKVQVSGYDKSGKVVESTGTVSSCSFASGEAMVVVDGQKYTLSAVRQVLSQDSDSQSPDPKTDSSGASN; encoded by the coding sequence TTGGATATCAGCCAAATCAACAAATACAGCAGCGCATCCGCTACAAAAAGCAGTGCGAATTCTGCGGCTTCCCTCAGCATCGATCAGTTTTTAAGTCTGCTTGCGGCACAGCTTTCGAACCAGGATGTTCTGAACCCGACACAAGATACCGAGTTTGTGGCTCAGATGGCCCAGTTCACATCCTTGCAGGCGCTGGAGAATCTGAATCAGTATGCAAGCTATCAGTACGGCAGCTCGCTGATTGGAAAAAAGGTCAGCGCCGCAAAGTATGATACGACCGGTCAGTATGTTTCCGATATCGGAATCGTTACTCAGGCCGATTTCTCATCCGGAGATACGACCGTTACGGTCAACGGCACCGCATACGGGCTTTCCAGCATTATGGAAGTGGTTAATGATGCGAGCTACGGCTCTTATCAGTACGCAGCTTCTCTGGTGGGCAAAAAGGTTCAGGTCAGCGGCTACGATAAGTCTGGGAAGGTAGTGGAGAGTACGGGAACGGTTTCTTCCTGCAGCTTTGCTTCCGGTGAGGCCATGGTGGTTGTCGATGGCCAGAAATATACACTTTCCGCGGTACGTCAGGTTCTTTCTCAGGATTCGGATTCCCAAAGCCCCGATCCTAAAACTGATTCATCAGGTGCCTCGAACTAG